A part of Aquibium oceanicum genomic DNA contains:
- a CDS encoding class I SAM-dependent DNA methyltransferase yields MADEKHDGALGAVYSAKSPEEIARHYDSWSATYDTDMSANGYRHPTICLALLTRHVPRAAAPLLDAGAGTGLIGEWLRIVGYPAVEGLDLSEGMLAQAAKKNVYAKLHRLALGGPLPFDDDHFAGIVSAGVFTTGHVGPEGLDELVRICRPGGAIVLTVKNTLWDDFAAHVAGLSGNGLVETAEETEPYVSMPGEAGTVPSRGLVLKVL; encoded by the coding sequence ATGGCCGACGAAAAGCACGACGGCGCGCTCGGCGCGGTCTATTCGGCGAAATCGCCCGAGGAGATCGCCAGGCACTACGACAGCTGGTCGGCGACCTATGATACCGACATGTCGGCCAACGGCTACCGCCACCCCACGATCTGCCTGGCGCTGCTCACGCGCCACGTGCCGCGCGCGGCCGCGCCGCTGCTCGATGCCGGCGCCGGCACGGGGCTCATCGGCGAGTGGCTGCGCATCGTCGGCTATCCGGCGGTCGAAGGGCTCGACCTTTCGGAAGGCATGCTGGCGCAGGCGGCGAAAAAGAACGTCTACGCAAAGCTGCACCGGCTGGCGCTCGGCGGCCCCCTGCCCTTCGATGACGACCACTTCGCCGGCATCGTCTCGGCGGGCGTCTTCACCACCGGCCATGTCGGCCCCGAAGGCCTGGACGAGCTCGTCCGCATCTGCCGCCCCGGCGGCGCCATCGTGCTGACGGTGAAGAACACCCTCTGGGACGACTTCGCCGCCCACGTCGCCGGCCTTTCGGGCAATGGGTTGGTCGAGACCGCCGAGGAGACCGAACCCTACGTCTCCATGCCCGGCGAGGCCGGAACGGTCCCCAGCCGCGGGCTGGTGCTGAAGGTGCTGTGA
- a CDS encoding choline/ethanolamine kinase family protein, which produces MIDAMARIWVLPLWTGPIEPQLLEGGLSNQSFTVENEGSKYVVRFGRDYVFHHVIRSREVMTAKAAHEAGFAPEIVYTSPGVMVSRFIEGRTYAAEDMRASIPDVARMVRRFHVEMPKHVSGPGFMFWPFHVIRDYARTLRTDRSRVSAELPGYVELADELEKAQVPLPIVFGHNDFLPANLLHDGERLWIIDFEYAGFTTAMFDLAGIASNAEFSREESDELLGLYFDAAPTPEIRRAHTAMQCASLLREAMWGMVSEVHLDNPGIDYAAYAQLNLDRLATALDAYRSEFGKS; this is translated from the coding sequence ATGATCGACGCCATGGCCCGCATCTGGGTCCTGCCGCTCTGGACCGGACCGATCGAACCGCAACTGCTTGAGGGCGGCCTCAGCAACCAGAGCTTTACGGTCGAGAACGAGGGCAGCAAGTACGTCGTGCGCTTCGGCCGCGACTACGTCTTCCACCACGTGATCCGCAGCCGCGAGGTGATGACCGCCAAAGCCGCGCACGAGGCCGGCTTCGCGCCGGAGATCGTCTATACCAGCCCCGGCGTCATGGTCTCCCGCTTCATCGAGGGCCGCACCTATGCGGCAGAGGACATGCGGGCCTCCATTCCCGACGTGGCGCGGATGGTCAGGCGCTTCCACGTCGAGATGCCCAAGCACGTCTCCGGGCCAGGCTTCATGTTCTGGCCGTTCCACGTCATCCGCGACTATGCGCGCACGCTCAGGACCGACCGCAGCCGCGTCAGCGCCGAGCTGCCTGGCTATGTCGAACTGGCCGACGAACTGGAAAAGGCGCAGGTCCCGCTGCCCATCGTGTTCGGCCACAACGACTTCCTGCCGGCAAACCTCCTGCACGATGGCGAGCGGCTGTGGATCATCGATTTCGAATATGCCGGCTTCACAACGGCGATGTTCGATCTCGCCGGCATCGCCTCCAACGCCGAGTTCTCCCGGGAGGAGTCCGACGAGCTCCTGGGCCTCTACTTCGACGCCGCGCCGACGCCGGAAATCCGCAGGGCGCATACGGCCATGCAGTGCGCGTCGCTCCTGCGCGAGGCGATGTGGGGCATGGTGTCGGAGGTCCACCTCGACAATCCCGGCATCGACTACGCCGCCTACGCCCAGCTCAACCTCGACAGGCTGGCGACTGCGCTCGACGCCTATAGAAGCGAATTCGGAAAGTCCTGA
- a CDS encoding phosphotransferase: MTDEAARTDLEDARATLVKTPGFEAYSGPLQRLGGLTNRVYRAADHCLRIPGKGTEEYIDRGNEKVAAQEAAKAGVSPEVMHFGADGVMVSRFVEGAETMSPDAFRTRAGSPARAGEAFRKLHESGAVFPFRFELFSMIDGYLKVLSTKDVTLPDGYHDVVAEAGTVRAALDARPLPLAPCHCDPLCENFLDTGERMWIVDWEYSGMNDPMWDLGDLSVEAGFDADQEEEMIRAWFGGEPTAAERGRIVIYKAMCDLLWTLWGLIQHANRNPAEDFWAYSVNRFERCKALMGTPDFSRHVEAVAKG, encoded by the coding sequence TTGACGGACGAAGCGGCAAGGACGGACCTCGAGGACGCGCGCGCGACGCTGGTGAAGACGCCGGGGTTTGAAGCGTACAGCGGACCATTGCAACGGCTGGGGGGGCTTACCAACCGGGTGTACCGGGCCGCCGACCATTGCCTGCGCATTCCCGGCAAGGGGACGGAGGAATACATCGACCGGGGCAACGAGAAGGTGGCGGCGCAAGAGGCGGCGAAGGCCGGTGTGAGCCCGGAGGTTATGCATTTCGGCGCGGACGGGGTGATGGTGAGCCGCTTCGTCGAGGGCGCCGAGACGATGTCGCCGGACGCCTTCCGCACCCGCGCGGGCTCGCCCGCGCGGGCCGGCGAGGCGTTTCGCAAGCTGCACGAGTCGGGGGCAGTGTTTCCGTTCCGGTTCGAGCTGTTTTCGATGATCGACGGCTACCTGAAGGTGCTTTCGACCAAGGACGTGACGCTGCCCGACGGCTACCACGACGTGGTCGCCGAGGCCGGGACGGTGCGGGCCGCGCTCGACGCGCGTCCGCTGCCGCTGGCGCCGTGCCACTGCGACCCGCTGTGCGAGAATTTCCTCGATACGGGGGAGCGCATGTGGATCGTCGACTGGGAATATTCGGGCATGAACGACCCGATGTGGGATCTCGGCGATCTTTCGGTGGAGGCCGGATTCGACGCGGACCAGGAGGAGGAGATGATCCGGGCTTGGTTCGGCGGCGAACCGACGGCGGCGGAACGCGGGCGGATCGTGATCTACAAGGCCATGTGCGACCTCTTGTGGACGCTGTGGGGCCTGATCCAGCATGCCAACCGGAACCCCGCCGAGGATTTCTGGGCCTATTCGGTGAACCGCTTCGAGCGCTGCAAGGCGCTGATGGGGACGCCAGACTTTTCGCGGCACGTGGAGGCGGTGGCGAAGGGGTAG
- a CDS encoding class I SAM-dependent methyltransferase, whose amino-acid sequence MKDNIDLKGDISYLKTEIEFKKFLETAVGGINVVQGLMLAKYAAAVDDGDIVEIGSYKGKSAVALAYGMRRVLSRGRTRLYCIDPHETFTGQLGGKFGVEDRRDFFKVMLETGIYQDAALINMPSDQVALSWTRPIGLLFIDGDHRYHAVREDFMRWAPHVLDGGVIAIDDSLNPNVGPTQLVAELTAKGFEPIERCGKITFLRKTASMPQAPFSPQWRSILVVAEKNVLAGGLLRFSRLQSAIEPFGIEISFAFEDLSGPFHPNNCEILSMKQALARKWDATILPGAGFSESFINQLDRFHSEVFGTRVQAVLNDRSRKDRFLKANRTFAPHSVVFNTRDWAPGSYTHFNGDRFAIVEGGIDPAFFAPPIRRPKREYANFVVGMQAKYLNDLTAIAPLLPDHVAFHVIRKETPPIGTLPPELQTLTEQGRLTFLGTVEEANLRAFYHGCDCILHLERFAGWANLVAEAMACGVPVVCSDKGTLAIAKAGVTANIVVPDDAKIVAAAILDVMINPEAAEIRAQAARALISRFSWAAYGALFLKAARDDGRKHYLLAPELGFHGKWPKESRLLDIDSLLPFCAEANVLDIGCAEGLIAQKLMEAGANSVHGFDIDPGRILSARALTAHWPEADFRADTILPWADFAGRHADLLRASYDVVLFLAVYQHLSADKRDTVLDSLLAMSNDVFAIRTPDRLFEVCNLHERITRCGFASSYVGQTGIGGSAPLRLYRRTKIQL is encoded by the coding sequence ATGAAAGATAATATTGATTTAAAAGGTGATATATCATACCTTAAAACGGAAATTGAATTCAAGAAATTTCTGGAAACTGCAGTCGGAGGCATCAACGTTGTACAAGGGCTGATGTTAGCAAAATATGCAGCGGCGGTAGATGACGGTGACATTGTCGAGATAGGAAGCTACAAAGGAAAATCGGCGGTCGCGCTTGCCTATGGAATGCGCCGAGTTCTGAGCCGGGGCCGCACAAGACTGTATTGCATCGATCCGCATGAAACCTTCACTGGTCAACTGGGTGGAAAGTTTGGCGTGGAGGACCGGCGGGATTTCTTCAAAGTGATGCTTGAGACTGGCATCTATCAAGATGCGGCCTTGATCAATATGCCGAGTGATCAGGTAGCGCTGAGTTGGACGCGCCCCATTGGCCTGTTGTTTATCGATGGAGATCATCGCTACCACGCAGTGCGAGAGGATTTTATGCGCTGGGCGCCCCATGTTCTGGACGGTGGGGTCATTGCGATTGATGATAGTTTGAATCCTAATGTTGGGCCGACCCAATTGGTCGCCGAATTGACCGCAAAAGGGTTCGAGCCGATTGAGCGGTGCGGAAAGATCACTTTCTTACGCAAGACAGCGTCAATGCCGCAGGCACCGTTCTCGCCGCAATGGCGGTCCATTCTCGTGGTCGCCGAAAAAAACGTGCTGGCCGGAGGACTGCTGCGATTTTCGCGGCTTCAAAGCGCTATCGAGCCGTTCGGTATCGAAATCAGCTTTGCCTTCGAAGACTTGAGTGGGCCCTTTCACCCCAACAATTGCGAAATCCTGTCGATGAAGCAGGCTTTGGCGCGGAAGTGGGACGCTACGATCTTGCCCGGTGCCGGGTTCTCAGAATCATTCATCAACCAACTTGACCGCTTTCATTCAGAAGTGTTCGGGACCCGAGTCCAGGCTGTCCTGAACGACCGCAGCCGGAAAGATCGGTTCCTGAAAGCCAACCGAACATTTGCGCCACATTCGGTTGTCTTCAACACTCGCGACTGGGCACCTGGCAGCTATACCCATTTCAATGGTGATCGGTTTGCCATAGTTGAAGGCGGTATCGATCCGGCATTTTTTGCGCCCCCGATCCGGCGCCCCAAGCGCGAATACGCGAACTTCGTCGTTGGCATGCAAGCCAAGTATCTGAACGATCTGACGGCGATCGCCCCGTTGTTGCCGGATCACGTTGCGTTTCATGTGATCCGGAAGGAGACGCCCCCCATCGGTACGCTGCCGCCCGAACTTCAGACGCTGACTGAACAGGGGCGATTGACATTTCTGGGCACCGTGGAGGAGGCAAATTTGCGAGCTTTCTACCACGGTTGCGACTGTATCTTACATTTGGAACGGTTTGCAGGCTGGGCCAATCTGGTGGCCGAAGCCATGGCATGCGGCGTGCCAGTAGTCTGCTCGGACAAGGGGACACTGGCGATCGCCAAAGCCGGCGTGACGGCCAATATCGTTGTGCCTGACGATGCCAAGATAGTCGCTGCGGCCATCCTCGATGTCATGATCAATCCTGAGGCCGCAGAGATTCGCGCCCAAGCCGCACGCGCTCTTATTAGCCGCTTTTCTTGGGCGGCGTATGGCGCGCTCTTCTTAAAGGCAGCTCGTGATGATGGCCGCAAGCACTATCTTTTGGCACCGGAACTCGGGTTCCATGGCAAATGGCCCAAAGAGTCGCGTCTACTTGATATTGATTCGCTTTTACCTTTTTGTGCCGAGGCCAATGTGCTTGATATCGGATGCGCCGAAGGGTTGATTGCTCAGAAGCTCATGGAGGCGGGCGCCAACTCGGTCCATGGGTTCGACATCGATCCGGGGCGAATTCTATCGGCGCGCGCTCTCACAGCCCATTGGCCCGAGGCGGATTTCCGCGCCGATACCATCCTGCCTTGGGCTGATTTTGCGGGCCGTCACGCCGATCTTTTGCGCGCTTCCTACGACGTCGTGTTGTTCCTTGCGGTCTATCAGCATCTGTCTGCTGACAAGCGCGATACGGTGCTGGATAGCCTGTTGGCGATGTCGAATGATGTGTTTGCGATCAGGACACCCGATCGGTTGTTCGAGGTTTGTAATCTGCACGAGCGGATCACTCGGTGCGGATTTGCTTCATCGTACGTGGGACAAACGGGCATCGGCGGCAGTGCGCCATTGCGACTCTATCGCAGAACGAAGATCCAGTTATGA
- a CDS encoding ABC transporter permease, whose amino-acid sequence MSVAGPASALEADGRDAAAPSHRLVVWIVGLCLFAALWAFADAAMPWAQEYPRAWTPPFARWISAFMRWLVDDATFGLFTFTDLTRFLASLVEAPYRLVLGFLSTGLLSGQGSQAVQVAPPLSWIGVIALFTVAAWFAGGLSLAGLAFGCLGFILLFGQWDSAMVTLASIVVAVPIGAVGGLLLGIAAWRWRAFERLISPVLDLMQTIPIFAYLVPILFLFGFGPVSAIVATIIYAMPPMTRVAVVALRGVPSEISDLGRMTGCTRRQMTWRVMVPAATPGLMVGVNQVIMLSLNMVIIASMIGAGGLGYDVLAALRRLDIGAGLEAGVAIVALAILLDRISQALARRAGQHVHADDAGWIARHPYLTVAIALVAVSVLAGLVSAPLQRWPEDWALSTGTFWDEVVRWINVNFFDQLEAVKNALLLNVLIPFKRFLLGLPWLGVTLLVALAGWSLGGLRLAALVAALATLVAMSGLWEEAMTTVYLCGISVVGALLIGMPVGMWAATRPRVWRVVQAVIDTLQTLPSFVYLMPVVMLFRVGDFTAMIAVIAYALAPAIRYTAYGLQQVDPRLVEAGRAAGCTPFQLLTKIRLRLALPEIMLGINQTIMLAISMLVITALVGTRDLGQEVYIALTKADTGRGIVAGLAVAFIAIIADRLISAAALRMRRNLGLVT is encoded by the coding sequence ATCCGCGCGCCTGGACGCCGCCCTTCGCGCGCTGGATCAGTGCCTTCATGCGCTGGCTGGTCGACGACGCAACATTCGGCCTCTTCACCTTCACCGATCTCACCCGCTTCCTCGCCTCGCTCGTCGAAGCGCCGTACCGACTCGTGCTCGGCTTCCTCTCGACGGGTCTGCTTTCGGGACAGGGCTCGCAGGCAGTGCAGGTCGCGCCGCCGCTCTCGTGGATCGGCGTCATCGCCCTCTTCACCGTCGCGGCATGGTTCGCCGGCGGCCTGTCGCTGGCGGGTCTGGCCTTCGGCTGCCTCGGCTTCATCCTGCTCTTCGGCCAGTGGGACAGCGCGATGGTGACGCTCGCCTCCATCGTCGTGGCGGTGCCTATCGGCGCGGTGGGCGGGCTGCTTCTGGGCATCGCGGCGTGGCGCTGGCGCGCCTTCGAGCGGCTGATCTCGCCGGTACTCGACCTGATGCAGACGATCCCGATCTTTGCCTACCTGGTGCCGATCCTGTTCCTGTTCGGCTTCGGCCCGGTCTCGGCGATCGTGGCGACGATCATCTACGCCATGCCACCGATGACGCGTGTGGCGGTGGTGGCCTTGCGCGGCGTGCCGTCGGAAATCTCCGATCTCGGCCGCATGACGGGCTGCACGCGCCGCCAGATGACGTGGCGCGTCATGGTGCCGGCGGCGACGCCCGGCCTGATGGTCGGCGTCAACCAGGTCATCATGCTGTCGCTCAACATGGTCATCATCGCCTCCATGATCGGCGCGGGCGGGCTCGGCTACGACGTGCTGGCGGCCCTTCGACGGCTCGACATCGGCGCGGGCCTTGAAGCCGGCGTCGCGATCGTGGCGCTCGCCATCCTGCTCGACCGCATCTCGCAGGCGCTGGCGCGGCGGGCCGGGCAGCACGTCCATGCCGACGATGCCGGCTGGATCGCCCGCCATCCCTATCTTACCGTCGCCATCGCGCTCGTCGCCGTGAGCGTCCTTGCCGGCCTCGTCTCGGCGCCCTTGCAGCGCTGGCCGGAGGACTGGGCGCTCTCGACAGGCACCTTCTGGGACGAGGTGGTGCGGTGGATCAACGTCAACTTCTTCGACCAGCTCGAGGCCGTGAAGAATGCCCTGCTGCTGAACGTGCTGATTCCGTTCAAGCGCTTCCTCCTCGGCCTGCCATGGCTCGGCGTCACGCTGCTGGTGGCGCTCGCCGGCTGGAGCCTTGGCGGCCTGCGCCTCGCCGCACTCGTGGCCGCACTCGCCACGCTCGTCGCCATGTCGGGGCTCTGGGAAGAGGCGATGACCACCGTCTATCTCTGCGGCATCTCGGTGGTTGGCGCGCTCCTGATCGGCATGCCGGTCGGCATGTGGGCGGCGACGCGGCCGCGCGTGTGGCGCGTCGTGCAGGCGGTCATCGACACGCTCCAGACCCTGCCGTCCTTCGTCTACCTGATGCCGGTGGTAATGCTGTTCCGCGTCGGCGACTTTACGGCCATGATCGCGGTGATCGCCTACGCGCTGGCGCCGGCCATCCGCTATACGGCCTATGGACTGCAGCAGGTCGATCCCAGGCTCGTGGAGGCGGGCCGCGCGGCGGGCTGCACGCCGTTCCAGCTGCTCACCAAGATCAGGCTCAGGCTCGCCCTTCCGGAGATCATGCTGGGGATCAACCAGACCATCATGCTGGCGATCTCCATGCTGGTCATCACCGCCCTGGTGGGCACGCGCGACCTCGGACAGGAGGTCTACATCGCGCTCACCAAGGCCGACACGGGCCGCGGCATCGTCGCGGGGCTCGCAGTCGCCTTCATCGCCATCATCGCCGACCGGCTGATCTCGGCCGCGGCACTTCGCATGCGCCGAAACCTCGGCCTCGTCACCTAG
- a CDS encoding GcvT family protein — MALPAHAQYVVIGGGIIGCSTAYHLARDYKADVLLIEQGRLTSGSTWHAAGLVGQLRSSASITQLLKYSVDLYKQLDAETGLETGWKMTGCLRLATNRDRWTEFRRLATTAQSFGMEMHLVSPEEVKRMWPLMDVSDLVGASWLPTDGQASPSDITQSLAKGARMHGAKIVEGVQVTGFDMDDGTITAVHTTDGVVECEKVINCGGQWARQIGAMAGIEVPLQPVKHQYIITEKIEGLSADAPTIRDPDRRTYFKEEVGGLVMGGYEPDPQPWTMGDVPDNFQFQLFPDDWDHFEQHMEQAVARVPALAHAGVKQMINGPESFTPDGNFILGRPAECANMYVGAGFNAFGIASGGGAGWALAQWAVAGEAPLDLWVVDIRRFSELHRDRQWVCDRTLEAYGKHYTVAFPHEEYVSGRPRIVSPLYDRLKERRAVFGSKLGWERPNWFAPEGVEPKDAYSMGRQNWFDPVGDEHRLVREKVGIFDQSSFAKFELRGRDAAAALDKICSNRVAREPGRLTYTQMLNSRGGIECDLTVARLSDDLSYIVTGTGFRAHDGGWIRDHLPAGGEAVLSDVTERFGTLSLMGPRARDVLSTVTEADVSNEAFPFGHVREIAIAGQAVRALRVTYVGELGWELHAPLAGLGAIFDALMEAGGRHGIAPVGYRALESLRLEKGYRAWGSDITPNDTPFEAGLGWAVKLKSNSPFIGREAVTKIGNAPLKKRLACFTVEDPGVVLLGRETILRDGQFAGYLTSGGYGYTVGKPIGLGYLRRAEGVTDAWLAEGNYELVVATDRVPAAIHMQPLYDAQNLRVKA, encoded by the coding sequence ATGGCGCTTCCCGCCCACGCGCAATACGTCGTCATCGGCGGTGGCATCATCGGATGTTCCACCGCTTATCACCTGGCGAGGGACTACAAGGCCGACGTGCTCCTGATCGAGCAAGGCCGGCTGACTTCCGGCTCGACCTGGCACGCGGCCGGACTGGTCGGTCAGCTGCGCTCCTCGGCCTCGATCACGCAGCTGCTCAAATACTCCGTCGACCTCTACAAGCAGCTCGACGCCGAGACGGGGCTGGAGACCGGCTGGAAGATGACCGGCTGCCTGCGCCTCGCCACCAACCGGGACCGCTGGACCGAGTTCCGGCGCCTCGCCACCACCGCGCAGAGCTTCGGCATGGAAATGCACCTCGTCTCGCCTGAGGAGGTGAAGCGCATGTGGCCGCTGATGGACGTGTCGGACCTCGTCGGCGCGAGCTGGCTGCCGACCGACGGACAGGCGAGCCCCTCCGACATCACGCAGTCGCTGGCCAAGGGCGCGCGCATGCACGGGGCGAAAATCGTGGAAGGCGTGCAGGTCACCGGCTTCGACATGGACGACGGGACGATCACCGCCGTGCACACGACCGACGGGGTCGTGGAATGTGAGAAGGTGATCAACTGCGGCGGCCAGTGGGCACGCCAGATCGGCGCCATGGCCGGCATCGAGGTGCCGCTTCAGCCGGTCAAGCACCAGTACATCATTACGGAAAAGATCGAGGGCCTGTCGGCGGACGCGCCGACCATCCGCGACCCCGACCGGCGCACCTATTTCAAGGAGGAGGTCGGCGGGCTGGTGATGGGCGGTTACGAACCGGACCCGCAGCCCTGGACCATGGGCGACGTGCCCGACAACTTCCAGTTCCAGCTCTTCCCGGACGACTGGGACCATTTCGAGCAGCACATGGAACAGGCGGTGGCCCGCGTGCCGGCGCTGGCACACGCCGGCGTCAAGCAGATGATCAACGGGCCGGAGAGTTTTACTCCGGACGGCAACTTCATCCTCGGACGCCCGGCCGAATGCGCCAACATGTATGTCGGAGCGGGCTTCAACGCTTTCGGCATCGCGTCGGGCGGCGGCGCCGGATGGGCGCTGGCGCAGTGGGCCGTGGCGGGCGAGGCACCGCTCGACCTGTGGGTCGTCGACATCCGCCGTTTCTCCGAACTCCACCGCGACCGGCAATGGGTCTGCGACCGCACGCTCGAAGCCTATGGCAAGCACTACACGGTCGCTTTCCCGCACGAGGAGTATGTCAGCGGCCGGCCGCGCATCGTCTCGCCCCTCTACGACAGGCTGAAGGAGCGCCGTGCCGTCTTCGGCTCCAAGCTCGGCTGGGAGCGGCCGAACTGGTTCGCGCCCGAAGGCGTCGAGCCGAAGGACGCCTATTCCATGGGCCGACAGAACTGGTTCGATCCGGTCGGCGACGAGCACAGGCTGGTGCGCGAGAAGGTCGGCATCTTCGACCAGTCCTCCTTCGCCAAGTTCGAGCTTCGCGGGCGGGACGCAGCCGCTGCGCTGGACAAGATCTGTTCCAACCGGGTCGCGCGCGAGCCGGGGCGGCTGACCTACACCCAGATGCTCAATTCGCGCGGCGGCATCGAATGCGACCTGACGGTGGCGCGGCTTTCCGACGACCTTTCCTACATCGTCACCGGTACCGGCTTCCGCGCCCATGACGGCGGCTGGATACGGGACCATCTGCCGGCCGGCGGCGAGGCCGTGCTGAGCGACGTCACCGAGCGTTTCGGCACGCTCTCTCTGATGGGGCCGAGGGCGCGGGACGTGCTGTCGACCGTCACCGAGGCGGACGTTTCGAACGAGGCGTTTCCGTTCGGCCATGTGCGCGAGATCGCCATTGCCGGGCAGGCCGTGCGGGCGCTGCGGGTGACCTATGTCGGCGAACTCGGCTGGGAACTGCATGCGCCGCTCGCCGGCCTCGGCGCGATCTTCGACGCGCTGATGGAAGCCGGCGGCCGCCACGGGATAGCGCCGGTCGGCTACCGGGCGCTGGAATCGCTCAGGCTCGAAAAGGGCTACCGCGCCTGGGGCTCCGACATCACGCCCAACGACACACCTTTCGAGGCGGGGCTCGGCTGGGCGGTGAAGCTGAAATCGAATTCGCCGTTCATCGGCCGCGAGGCGGTGACGAAGATCGGGAACGCACCGCTGAAAAAGCGGCTCGCTTGCTTCACGGTCGAAGACCCCGGCGTGGTGCTGCTTGGGCGCGAAACGATCCTGCGCGATGGGCAGTTCGCCGGCTATCTGACCAGCGGCGGCTACGGCTACACGGTAGGCAAGCCGATCGGGCTCGGCTACCTCCGCCGCGCGGAAGGCGTGACGGACGCTTGGCTGGCCGAGGGGAACTACGAGCTGGTCGTGGCGACCGACCGGGTGCCGGCAGCGATCCACATGCAGCCGCTGTACGATGCGCAGAATTTGCGCGTGAAGGCGTAG